ATTTCAGCAAAAGAAGGTAAAGGTATTGATGAATTAAAAGAGAAAATCTTTAAAATTGTTGAGAAGGGAGAAAAAGTAAGTGAAGGTGAAATTTATCTCAATTTAAGGCAGGAAGAACTTATAAGAAAATTGAAAAAAGCACTTATTGGTTGTCTTAACTCAATTAAAAAGAATTTACCGTTAGAAATATCAACAGAATATTTGAGACAGGCAATTCGTGAAATTGACTATCTAACTGGAAATAGGTATAATGATGAAGTACTTGAAAATATATTTTCAAATTTTTGTATTGGCAAATAGCAAACACTCATACTTGGTAGTTACTGTTTTTTTAGGCGGTAGCAGTTGTGCTATCTGGGAAACGATGACGCACCAACTCTGCTTTGCTACCCTTTGCTTCTTTAGTCGGTTTATCAAAGGGGGAACTTATGGGTAGGGGATATCTTTGGGAGAGAGGCTCGTCGATAAACTATGCCCGAGTGGATGGATTTTACTTTGTGCCTAAATATAACATAACTTCTCTAAATACTTAAAAAAATGAATAAAATTTTTAAAATGGGCAGATTTTATAAAATTATACCAGTTGTTCTTCTTTTCATTTTTTCTGGATGTGCTACTTATTACAATCCTGTTACAAAAAAAGTTGAATATACATTTTATTCTGAAAAAGACGAGATTGATATGGGAGTTGCTATGGATAAAAAACTCCAGAAAGAACTTAAAATCATTCCAACTCCTGTCAAAGTTGAAGAAATAGGACAAAAAATTGCAAATGCCTGTGATAGACCGAATTTGAAATATACTTTCAGAGTAGTTGAAGGAGAAGATATAAATGCTTTTTCAATTCCAGGACCTTTTGTTTATATTTATACAGGGCTATTAAAAAATGCAGAAGATGATGAAATTGCATGTGTTATCGGACATGAAATAGGACATATTTGTGCAAGAGATGGAGTTCATAGATTACAGACACAACTTCTTTATTCAATTCCAGCAGCAGTTCTTCTTAGTAATGCAAGGTCAGAAGCAATACAAAAATCAATTGATACAATTTTCAATTTAACAATGCTTAAATATAGTAGAGAAGAAGAATTAAGAGCAGATGCTTTGGGTGTAATTTATGCTTATAGAGGTG
This is a stretch of genomic DNA from bacterium. It encodes these proteins:
- a CDS encoding M48 family metallopeptidase, whose translation is MNKIFKMGRFYKIIPVVLLFIFSGCATYYNPVTKKVEYTFYSEKDEIDMGVAMDKKLQKELKIIPTPVKVEEIGQKIANACDRPNLKYTFRVVEGEDINAFSIPGPFVYIYTGLLKNAEDDEIACVIGHEIGHICARDGVHRLQTQLLYSIPAAVLLSNARSEAIQKSIDTIFNLTMLKYSREEELRADALGVIYAYRGGYKPEGMVTFFKKLQEIEKKNPKIIPAFLSDHPDIEERIKNVQAT